A genomic window from Candidatus Denitrolinea symbiosum includes:
- a CDS encoding DNA-binding response regulator, NarL/FixJ family: MADDHHIVRAGIRQLLESAGDLQVIAEAADGEEAQTLIQKHTPDVAVLDIQMPKASGIEVTRWVRAHLPEVGVLILTAYNDDPYVMAVLQAGANGFVLKTTQADELVQSVRDVNEGKSALDPVVTRKLMSNLFKRPETVAPEPLTDRELDVLRLAAKGYTNKSIGVQLGISDRTVQGHLAHIFDKMHASSRTEAVMRAVSLGWISQDAAQISDE; encoded by the coding sequence TTGGCTGACGACCATCACATCGTTCGCGCGGGGATCCGCCAACTGCTCGAAAGCGCGGGCGACCTTCAGGTCATTGCCGAGGCGGCGGACGGGGAGGAGGCGCAGACACTCATCCAGAAACACACGCCCGATGTTGCTGTGTTGGACATCCAAATGCCCAAAGCCAGCGGCATCGAGGTCACGCGCTGGGTGCGCGCTCATTTACCCGAAGTGGGTGTATTGATCCTCACCGCATATAATGACGATCCCTACGTAATGGCTGTCCTGCAGGCGGGCGCAAACGGATTTGTACTCAAAACCACCCAAGCCGACGAACTCGTTCAATCGGTACGTGATGTGAACGAGGGCAAGTCCGCGCTCGATCCTGTGGTCACGCGCAAATTGATGTCGAATCTGTTCAAGCGCCCTGAAACGGTGGCTCCCGAGCCGCTCACGGATCGTGAACTGGACGTACTGCGTCTGGCCGCCAAAGGATACACCAACAAATCCATCGGCGTTCAATTGGGCATCAGCGACCGCACCGTCCAGGGACACCTAGCGCACATCTTTGACAAGATGCATGCCTCCAGCCGCACCGAGGCGGTGATGC
- a CDS encoding FixH family protein: MRYKLIFTSMLVMMSVLLAACGSAATPAATTPAKLVNIEVETNPNPAMMGDMEVIFTITDASGNPIEGATVDVSVDHTDMTGMGMSGVATEQGSGRYAINANFSMSGNWKLTVYLRKDGLDYKEDIEFPVQ, translated from the coding sequence ATGCGTTACAAGTTGATCTTTACCAGTATGCTCGTTATGATGTCCGTCCTGTTGGCGGCTTGTGGGAGCGCAGCGACACCCGCTGCCACGACTCCGGCAAAGCTAGTCAACATCGAAGTCGAAACCAATCCCAACCCCGCCATGATGGGCGACATGGAAGTGATTTTCACGATCACTGACGCAAGCGGCAATCCCATTGAAGGCGCGACGGTGGACGTCTCTGTTGACCATACCGATATGACCGGGATGGGGATGAGCGGCGTCGCCACCGAACAGGGGAGCGGCAGGTATGCCATCAATGCCAACTTCAGCATGAGCGGCAACTGGAAATTGACTGTTTACCTCCGCAAGGATGGATTGGATTACAAGGAAGATATCGAGTTCCCGGTCCAGTAA